The following proteins are co-located in the Syngnathus scovelli strain Florida chromosome 21, RoL_Ssco_1.2, whole genome shotgun sequence genome:
- the mettl9 gene encoding protein-L-histidine N-pros-methyltransferase isoform X2: protein MTAKYARGSLARSLLVNMMNEGEGTSMETQEWYRCCPDLLGESLRPLFVQSHLDSGTKAFLKQSIEKSNWLFTQLYHSFVSSVLTPMVSRTSINGFLGRGSMFVFSVEQFQKLLNIGPDWMADKLLDLGAGDGAVTEIMRGHFREIYVTEVSPPMKWHLQRRNFMLMGIDEWQRSGLQYDVISCLNLLDRCEDPLHLLRDIRRSLVPHTGRLILAAVLPFQPYIEVGGRWQRPQEHLIIQGKTWEEQVTSLSHDVFQKSGFEVETVTRLPYLCEGDMYNKYYVLDDAVFVLKASNVTEEFVQ from the exons ATGACGGCTAAGTACGCGAGAGGTTCACTGGCACGCTCACTTTTAGTGAACATGATGAACGAAGGGGAAGGAACATCGATGGAGACACAGGAG TGGTACAGATGCTGCCCCGATCTGCTTGGAGAGTCTCTCCGACCTCTGTTTGTTCAGAGTCATCTAGATTCAGGCACCAAGGCATTCCTCAAGCAAAGCATTGAGAAGTCAAACTGGTTGTTCACGCAACTTTATCACTCGTTTGTATCAAGTGTCCTTACCCCTATGGTTTCACGCACCTCCATTAATGG GTTTCTGGGGCGTGGATCTATGTTTGTGTTTTCCGTGGAGCAATTTCAGAAACTCCTAAATATCGGCCCAGATTGGATGGCAGACAAACTTCTGGACCTCGGAGCTGGTGATGGTGCTGTCACAGAAATTATGAGAGGCCATTTCAGGGAAATTTATGTTACTGAGGTCTCGCCACCGATGAAATGGCATCTGCAAAGGAGGAATTTCAT GTTGATGGGTATCGACGAGTGGCAGCGGAGCGGCCTTCAGTATGATGTCATCAGTTGTCTCAACCTGTTGGACCGCTGCGAGGATCCTCTACATCTCCTGCGGGACATCAGGCGATCGCTCGTTCCCCACACCGGACGCCTCATTCTGGCTGCTGTTCTTCCCTTCCAGCCTTACATAGAAGTTG GTGGGAGATGGCAGCGTCCCCAAGAACACCTCATCATACAAGGAAAGACATGGGAGGAGCAAGTAACCAGTCTGTCACATGACGTCTTCCAAAAGTCGGGATTTGAGGTAGAGACTGTGACCCGATTGCCATATCTCTGCGAAGGGGACATGTACAACAAATACTATGTTCTCGACGATGCAGTTTTTGTTTTGAAGGCGTCGAACGTGACTGAAGAGTTTGTTCAATGA
- the LOC125991588 gene encoding ER lumen protein-retaining receptor 2: MNIFRLTGDLCHLAAIIILLLKIWKSRSCAGISGKSQILFALVFTTRYLDLLTSFISLYNTTMKVIYIGCAYATVYLIYMKFKATYDGNHDTFRVEFLIVPVGGLAFLVNHDFSPLEILWTFSIYLESVAILPQLFLISKTGEAETITTHYLFFLGLYRALYLINWIWRFYFEGFFDMIAIVAGVVQTILYCDFFYLYVTKVLKGKKLSLPA, from the exons ATGAATATCTTCAGGCTAACCGGCGATCTGTGCCACCTAGCAGCCATCATCATCTTGCTCCTAAAAATTTGGAAAAGCCGTTCCTGTGCCG GAATTTCCGGAAAGAGTCAGATCCTTTTTGCCTTGGTCTTCACCACTCGCTACTTGGACTTGCTCACATCCTTCATCTCTCTCTACAACACAACCATGAAA GTCATCTATATCGGATGTGCGTATGCCACCGTCTACCTGATCTACATGAAGTTCAAAGCGACGTACGACGGAAACCATGATACATTCCGAGTGGAGTTTCTCATCGTTCCTGTCGGTGGCCTCGCATTTCTCGTTAATCACGACTTCTCCCCGCTGGAG ATCCTGTGGACTTTCTCCATTTACTTGGAATCAGTGGCCATCCTGCCGCAGCTCTTCTTGATCAGCAAAACGGGCGAGGCTGAGACCATCACCACCCACTACTTGTTCTTCTTGGGACTCTACAGAGCCCTGTACCTCATCAACTGGATATGGAGGTTCTACTTTGAGGGATTCTTCGACATGATCGCCATTGTTGCAGGGGTGGTGCAAACCATCCTCTATTGTGACTTCTTCTACTTGTATGTAACGAAAG TTCTCAAAGGGAAGAAGCTTAGTTTGCCTGCTTAA
- the LOC125991586 gene encoding zinc finger protein ZFP2 → MNTGVQLPLSASRLLVSPIKLVSAAIWQIIDQRVVTDYEMVEDFVCMVTDVVPEVITDCQRKQIILGLRAQMILELCHMEGKTHFNDVEQHLDRMKSFAENDNPCSSFVDFVKHLLNDPAEREHFFTEVFPKEFGPSYDKALKSLVELFLCRLEKFLSEQTFQQVASTCSEVSSVLADSLKTMRSCDALTSLLQYHKGHSLLDPNDIFSDSTYIMSALKCAAVKGNSSQETPSSSPCKKATTGNRTEEDMLVNECVSSPMEASPDCSDSKDIGSEESSWSFYSNESSLSSPSSWFDNSGEDALDVASVDSSSHEVTPVTNKEKASPKRRASRKSVPPKTSRQVKSPKSKSQVKCFICNERVSTKLRAHVRSHFPDGQYTCPHCNSKFKLLSSLKTHLVKRCYDHAQRRDDPEPGQELYKCDHCEKAFEFSLSLEAHKQTHHELYCSVCRKVLKDAATLERHKASHTEFQCTRCETTFVLFKPLRKHYQHFHKVCRPFQCIHCSQTFSRLEYMIRHEWRHAGHLPLKCNICAMGFRNDCDLVSHQRVHTKEKPYLCGDCGKTFSQRTNLLRHHRFVHSEEKDKKKYFCAECQTYFKEKGALLQHNKRKHIDQCTRRCLCPYCGKSISVSSIARHKLLHTGERPLKCNANGCDKTFLTATEQKKHFLTHHSTERPFKCDTCGKGFISIGLRNAHARLHSGQKPFVCDICIKAFSRRHTLNRHKKLVHAFPI, encoded by the exons ATGAATACAG GTGTCCAACTTCCGTTGTCTGCTTCGCGCCTACTGGTGTCCCCAATTAAACTCGTCTCTGCAGCAATCTGGCAGATCATCGATCAACGagttgtgactgattatgagatgGTGGAGGATTTTGTTTGCATGGTTACAGACGTCGTGCCAGAGGTGATCACCGACTGTCAGCGGAAACAAATCATCCTGGGCCTCAGAGCACAA ATGATCTTAGAGTTATGTCATATGGAAGGCAAGACTCATTTCAATGATGTCGAGCAGCACCTGGATCGAATGAAG AGCTTTGCTGAAAATGACAACCCATGCTCAAGTTTTGTGGATTTTGTGAAACACTTGCTGAATGATCCTGCTGAGAGGGAACACTTTTTTACT GAGGTTTTCCCCAAGGAGTTTGGCCCATCATATGACAAGGCTCTTAAGTCCCTGGTGGAGCTCTTTCTGTGCAGActtgagaaatttctttctgAGCAAACTTTCCAACAG GTAGCTTCCACATGTAGTGAGGTGTcctctgttctggccgactcttTGAAAACAATGCGTAGCTGTGATGCGCTCACGAGTCTGCTTCAGTATCACAAGGGCCACAGCCTACTTGACCCCAACG ATATTTTCTCGGACAGCACCTACATCATGTCTGCTCTCAAGTGTGCTGCAGTAAAAGGTAATTCCTCGCAGGAGaccccttcatcttctccatgcAAAAAAGCAACCACGGGGAATAGAACGGAAGAGGATATGCTGGTGAACGAATGTGTTTCCAGTCCAATGGAAGCATCTCCCGATTGCTCTGACAGTAAGGATATTGGAAGTGAAGAATCTTCCTGGTCTTTCTATTCAAATGAGAGCTCTCTGAGTAGTCCAAGTTCATGGTTCGACAACTCGGGCGAGGATGCCTTGGATGTGGCCTCTGTCGATTCATCTTCGCATGAGGTCACTCCTGTGACAAATAAGGAAAAAGCATCACCAAAACGTCGGGCCAGCAGAAAGAGCGTCCCTCCAAAAACGTCTCGTCAAGTCAAAAGTCCCAAGTCAAAGTCCCAAGTCAAATGCTTCATCTGCAATGAGCGAGTGAGCACCAAACTGAGAGCTCACGTGAGAAGCCACTTTCCGGACGGCCAGTATACCTGCCCACATTGCAACAGCAAATTTAAGCTTCTCTCATCCCTGAAGACTCATTTAGTCAAACGATGCTACGATCACGCTCAGCGGCGAGACGATCCCGAGCCCGGGCAGGAGCTTTATAAATGCGACCACTGCGAGAAGGCCTTTGAGTTCAGCCTCTCGCTGGAAGCCCATAAGCAGACTCATCACGAACTCTACTGCAGCGTGTGCAGGAAAGTCCTAAAAGATGCAGCGACATTAGAAAGGCACAAGGCCTCCCACACGGAGTTTCAGTGTACTCGCTGTGAGACAACCTTCGTTCTTTTCAAGCCGTTGCGCAAACATTATCAACATTTCCACAAGGTTTGCAGACCCTTTCAGTGCATCCACTGCTCACAAACATTCTCAAGGCTGGAGTATATGATCCGACACGAATGGAGGCACGCTGGTCATCTGCCGCTCAAGTGCAATATTTGCGCCATGGGATTTCGAAACGATTGCGATTTGGTTTCGCACCAGAGGGTTCACACGAAGGAGAAACCCTACCTCTGCGGAGACTGCGGGAAAACGTTTTCGCAGAGGACCAACCTGCTCCGGCACCACCGTTTTGTCCATAGTGAGGAGAAAGACAAGAAGAAATACTTCTGTGCCGAGTGTCAGACGTATTTTAAAGAGAAAGGAGCTCTCCTTCAGCACAACAAGCGCAAACACATCGACCAATGCACCCGCCGTTGTCTTTGTCCGTACTGCGGCAAGTCCATTTCTGTGTCATCCATCGCCAGACATAAGTTGCTCCATACGGGAGAGAGACCTTTGAAATGCAACGCAAATGGCTGTGACAAGACTTTCCTGACGGCGACTGAACAGAAGAAACACTTCCTCACGCACCACTCCACCGAACGACCGTTCAAATGTGATACTTGCGGGAAGGGCTTTATCTCAATTGGTCTACGGAATGCACACGCTCGGCTACATTCGGGCCAAAAGCCGTTTGTGTGCGACATCTGCATTAAGGCTTTCTCAAGGCGCCACACGCTCAATAGACACAAGAAGCTTGTGCATGCATTTCCAATTTAG
- the mettl9 gene encoding protein-L-histidine N-pros-methyltransferase isoform X1: MCHLQLRTLIFVAWVLGYVVFLHSLKMTAKYARGSLARSLLVNMMNEGEGTSMETQEWYRCCPDLLGESLRPLFVQSHLDSGTKAFLKQSIEKSNWLFTQLYHSFVSSVLTPMVSRTSINGFLGRGSMFVFSVEQFQKLLNIGPDWMADKLLDLGAGDGAVTEIMRGHFREIYVTEVSPPMKWHLQRRNFMLMGIDEWQRSGLQYDVISCLNLLDRCEDPLHLLRDIRRSLVPHTGRLILAAVLPFQPYIEVGGRWQRPQEHLIIQGKTWEEQVTSLSHDVFQKSGFEVETVTRLPYLCEGDMYNKYYVLDDAVFVLKASNVTEEFVQ; encoded by the exons ATGTGTCATCTACAGCTGAGGACATTGATTTTTGTGGCGTGGGTGCTGGGTTACGTCGTCTTTCTGCACTCCCTCAAGATGACGGCTAAGTACGCGAGAGGTTCACTGGCACGCTCACTTTTAGTGAACATGATGAACGAAGGGGAAGGAACATCGATGGAGACACAGGAG TGGTACAGATGCTGCCCCGATCTGCTTGGAGAGTCTCTCCGACCTCTGTTTGTTCAGAGTCATCTAGATTCAGGCACCAAGGCATTCCTCAAGCAAAGCATTGAGAAGTCAAACTGGTTGTTCACGCAACTTTATCACTCGTTTGTATCAAGTGTCCTTACCCCTATGGTTTCACGCACCTCCATTAATGG GTTTCTGGGGCGTGGATCTATGTTTGTGTTTTCCGTGGAGCAATTTCAGAAACTCCTAAATATCGGCCCAGATTGGATGGCAGACAAACTTCTGGACCTCGGAGCTGGTGATGGTGCTGTCACAGAAATTATGAGAGGCCATTTCAGGGAAATTTATGTTACTGAGGTCTCGCCACCGATGAAATGGCATCTGCAAAGGAGGAATTTCAT GTTGATGGGTATCGACGAGTGGCAGCGGAGCGGCCTTCAGTATGATGTCATCAGTTGTCTCAACCTGTTGGACCGCTGCGAGGATCCTCTACATCTCCTGCGGGACATCAGGCGATCGCTCGTTCCCCACACCGGACGCCTCATTCTGGCTGCTGTTCTTCCCTTCCAGCCTTACATAGAAGTTG GTGGGAGATGGCAGCGTCCCCAAGAACACCTCATCATACAAGGAAAGACATGGGAGGAGCAAGTAACCAGTCTGTCACATGACGTCTTCCAAAAGTCGGGATTTGAGGTAGAGACTGTGACCCGATTGCCATATCTCTGCGAAGGGGACATGTACAACAAATACTATGTTCTCGACGATGCAGTTTTTGTTTTGAAGGCGTCGAACGTGACTGAAGAGTTTGTTCAATGA